The genomic segment GAGATCGAGGCGTCGAATTGGCCAGGCGGCGGCCATCGGGTGCGGCTCGCCGATCCGTCGGGTTTTCGGGTCGATGCGATTGCAGGCCAGACACGGGCCGAAACGTTGCCGCATCGTGCTCCGCTCCCGTTCAACTCGGTCGACACGCCCGTGCGGATCAACGAGACGCAGCGGCCGCCGGCGCACGCGCCCGAGATCATTCGGCTCGGGCACGTCGTGCTCGAACTCGCCGACTACCAGGAAACCTGCGCGTGGTACACGCAGCATTTCGGGTTCATCCCCAGCGATGTCCAGGTGCTGCCGGACGGCTCCCCTGCGGTTGCATTCATGCGGCTCGATCTCGGCGACAGGCCGGCCGATCACCATACGCTCGCGCTCGCTCAAGGGTTCGTGCCGACTTATAGCCACAGCGCATACGAACTGGTCGACGCCGATGCCGTCGGCATGGGCCAGCGCGTGCTCCGCGACAACGGGTGGGTGCACGCGTGGGGCATCGGCCGGCACATTCTCGGCAGCCAGATCTTCGACTATTGGCAAGACCCATGGGGCGACAAGCACGAACACTATTGCGATGGCGACCTGTTCACGGCCGACGAGCCGACGGGCGTGCATGCAGTCAGCCGCGAAGCGATGGCGCAGTGGGGCCCAACGATGCCGCGCAGCTTCACGAAGCCCCGGTTCACGCCGTCGAGCCTCGCGGCGCTGTTTCGCAACCTGCGCCGCAGTCCCGATCTGACGATCAGCAAGCTGCTGACCCTGGCGAAGCTGTTCGCCTGATCCCCCTCCGCCTGTTCGACTCACGAGAGACCCAGTCATGTCACTGCATGTCCTGCACTTCCGGCATAACGGCCGCGCCCAATGGGGTGTGGTCGCCAACGGCGCCGTCACGCCGATTCCCGGCGACTTCGAAACAACCGCGAGCTTTCTCGCGGCGAATCCGGTTGAGCGACTCATCACACTCGACGGATCGACGATTCCGGAGTCGGACGTGGAGTGGCTGCCACCGGTGACAGCCAACCAGCAATTCGTTTGCCAGGGCGCGAACTATCGTCGGCACATGATCGAATCGGGCATGGATCCGGACGCGAAAAAGTTCAACATGATCTTCACGAAGGCGACAAGTTGCATCGTCGCCGCCGACTCACGGGTCGTGAAACCGCGGCACGTCCGGTTTCTCGACTACGAAATCGAGCTCGGCCTCATCCTCAAACGCGACATCACGTCTCACCGGCAGATCACGGACGCGAACCTGCACGAGTATGTCGCCGGCACCGTGATCGTCAACGACTATTCCGCGCGCGATGTCCAGATCCCGCAGATGCAGTTCTACAAGGGCAAGAGCTTCCGGACCTTTGGCCCGGTCGGCCCGTATCTGTGCCTGCTCGAGCGGCGTGACTTCCCGAAGCTGAAGGCGCTCGACCTGACGTTGACCGTCAACGGCGCGGTGCGTCAGCAGGACTCGACATCGAACCTCGTCTATGGTCCGGCCGAAACGTTGACCGAGCTGTCGGGCGTGCACGACCTT from the Burkholderia pyrrocinia genome contains:
- a CDS encoding VOC family protein, translating into MKLTTTQPARHPHPTTKASALAYLIFDRPDLDEAEHFLNDFGLRTVMRDDTQLLLRGTGTAHFCYVVRHAPKARFVGFGLRVDSRADLEALAKVPGASEIEASNWPGGGHRVRLADPSGFRVDAIAGQTRAETLPHRAPLPFNSVDTPVRINETQRPPAHAPEIIRLGHVVLELADYQETCAWYTQHFGFIPSDVQVLPDGSPAVAFMRLDLGDRPADHHTLALAQGFVPTYSHSAYELVDADAVGMGQRVLRDNGWVHAWGIGRHILGSQIFDYWQDPWGDKHEHYCDGDLFTADEPTGVHAVSREAMAQWGPTMPRSFTKPRFTPSSLAALFRNLRRSPDLTISKLLTLAKLFA
- a CDS encoding fumarylacetoacetate hydrolase family protein; this encodes MSLHVLHFRHNGRAQWGVVANGAVTPIPGDFETTASFLAANPVERLITLDGSTIPESDVEWLPPVTANQQFVCQGANYRRHMIESGMDPDAKKFNMIFTKATSCIVAADSRVVKPRHVRFLDYEIELGLILKRDITSHRQITDANLHEYVAGTVIVNDYSARDVQIPQMQFYKGKSFRTFGPVGPYLCLLERRDFPKLKALDLTLTVNGAVRQQDSTSNLVYGPAETLTELSGVHDLRAGDLLATGTPAGCALSIPSPLKQRAVALFPESVKWKMFMKVQAGRAQYLKAGDIVEARIASRDGTIDLGVQRNEIVDEAA